A stretch of the Sulfurospirillum sp. UCH001 genome encodes the following:
- the nifD gene encoding nitrogenase molybdenum-iron protein alpha chain: MTAETLLSQQQAAIAEVLEAYPEKAKKTRAKHLGVDAPDGIKGACDSTKSNKQTVPGVMSQRGCAYAGSKGVVWGPIKDMIHISHGPIGCGQYSRAGRRNYYIGTTGVDTFVTMNFSTDYQEKDIVFGGDKKLKAAMAEIDELFPLNNGISIQSECPIGLIGDDIQAVAKAYKKESGKPTVAVSCEGFRGVSQSLGHHIANDMLRDEVLPDNSYKKDFVSTPYDVAIVGDYNIGGDAWSSRILLEEMGLRVIAQWSGDATYKEMTIAPKAKINLLHCYRSMNYVVRHMEQEFGVPWMEYNFFGPSKTTESLRKIAAFFDESIQAKTEEVIAKYTKMTDAVIAKYRPKLEGKKVMLYVGGLRPRHVIGAYEDLGMEVIGTGYEFAHGDDYKRTKEELARTTLIYDDVNEYELEHFVKKLKPDLVASGVKEKYVFQKMGLPFRQMHSWDYSGPYHGYDAFAIFAKDMDLAMNSPVWAHTKAPWDAN, encoded by the coding sequence ATGACAGCAGAAACATTGTTAAGCCAGCAACAAGCCGCAATCGCGGAAGTGCTTGAAGCTTATCCTGAAAAAGCAAAAAAAACAAGAGCTAAACACCTCGGCGTTGACGCGCCTGATGGTATTAAAGGTGCATGCGATAGCACAAAAAGCAACAAACAAACCGTTCCAGGCGTCATGTCTCAGCGTGGCTGTGCGTATGCAGGAAGTAAAGGTGTTGTTTGGGGACCTATCAAAGATATGATCCATATCAGCCACGGTCCTATCGGTTGTGGACAGTACTCACGTGCAGGTAGAAGAAACTACTATATCGGAACAACAGGTGTTGACACCTTTGTTACGATGAACTTTTCAACCGATTACCAAGAGAAAGACATCGTTTTCGGTGGCGATAAAAAACTCAAAGCTGCGATGGCAGAGATTGATGAGCTTTTCCCACTGAACAACGGTATCTCTATTCAAAGTGAGTGTCCTATCGGTTTGATTGGTGATGATATTCAAGCGGTAGCAAAAGCGTATAAAAAAGAGTCTGGTAAACCAACCGTTGCGGTTTCATGTGAAGGTTTCCGTGGTGTTTCTCAGAGTCTTGGTCACCACATCGCAAACGATATGCTTCGTGATGAGGTCCTTCCAGACAACTCTTATAAAAAAGATTTTGTAAGCACTCCGTATGATGTTGCCATCGTAGGCGACTATAACATCGGAGGGGACGCTTGGAGTTCACGTATCTTACTTGAAGAGATGGGTCTTAGAGTTATCGCTCAATGGAGTGGTGACGCTACCTATAAAGAGATGACGATTGCTCCAAAAGCAAAAATCAACCTTCTTCACTGCTACAGAAGTATGAACTATGTTGTTCGTCATATGGAGCAAGAGTTTGGTGTGCCTTGGATGGAATATAACTTCTTTGGACCAAGCAAAACAACGGAGAGCTTACGCAAAATTGCCGCTTTCTTTGATGAGAGCATTCAAGCGAAAACTGAAGAAGTTATCGCAAAATATACCAAAATGACTGACGCTGTCATCGCGAAATACCGTCCAAAACTAGAAGGTAAAAAAGTGATGCTTTATGTGGGTGGTTTACGTCCTCGCCACGTTATCGGCGCGTATGAAGACCTTGGTATGGAAGTAATCGGTACAGGTTATGAGTTTGCACACGGTGATGACTATAAGCGTACTAAAGAAGAGTTGGCTCGTACAACGCTTATCTACGATGACGTTAATGAGTACGAATTAGAGCACTTTGTTAAAAAACTCAAACCAGACCTCGTTGCAAGTGGTGTTAAAGAGAAGTATGTCTTCCAAAAAATGGGCTTACCATTTAGACAAATGCACTCTTGGGATTACAGTGGTCCGTACCACGGATACGACGCATTCGCGATTTTCGCAAAAGACATGGATTTAGCGATGAACTCTCCAGTATGGGCTCACACTAAAGCACCATGGGACGCAAACTAA
- the nifK gene encoding nitrogenase molybdenum-iron protein subunit beta: MQDVENIVNGQKLFLKPEYQEVFKNKKQFEGHAGATNPEKVKEIANWMTSWEYREKNLAREHITINPAKACQPLGAVMAALGFENTMPYVHGSHGCVAYFRSYFTRHFKEPTPCVSDSMSESAAVFGGLSNMKEGLRNCKALYKPEMIAVSTTCMAEVIGDDLDAFVKGARAEAEGELDNTPIPAAHTPSFKGSHITGYDNMMEAILKTLTPEEDVAKDEERINIIPGFETYLGSLKEVKKMAAMFSDKIVMLGDHEEQWNTGAGEYKLYAGGTPIEVAKGSKGAKATISLQKYSTPTTGKYIKNEWKQEYVTCNPIGLGGTDAFVMKLSELTGKAVPAELKKLRAQLVDAMQDSYPYMHGKKFAIWGDPDFLLGVVSFLVEMGAVPVHVVCHNAPRKNWEKEMQAILDKCTFKEDCHIWAGKDLWALRSLLFTEPVDFMIGNVYGKELYRDTKIPLIRIGFPIFDRHHLHRYSISGYEGALNLLTWITNAVLDALDEETKDIAKTDYFFDCVR; encoded by the coding sequence ATGCAAGACGTAGAAAACATTGTCAACGGACAAAAACTCTTTTTAAAACCTGAATATCAAGAGGTTTTTAAAAATAAAAAACAATTCGAAGGTCACGCAGGTGCTACCAATCCTGAAAAAGTAAAAGAGATTGCTAACTGGATGACTTCATGGGAATACCGTGAAAAGAACCTAGCAAGAGAGCACATTACCATCAACCCAGCTAAAGCGTGTCAACCTTTAGGTGCGGTGATGGCAGCGCTTGGCTTTGAAAACACGATGCCATATGTGCATGGAAGTCATGGTTGTGTTGCTTACTTTAGAAGTTACTTCACACGTCACTTTAAAGAGCCAACTCCTTGTGTATCTGACTCTATGAGTGAGAGTGCTGCGGTATTTGGTGGTCTTTCAAACATGAAAGAGGGTTTACGTAACTGTAAAGCACTTTACAAACCTGAGATGATCGCGGTTTCTACGACATGTATGGCAGAAGTTATCGGTGATGACTTAGATGCGTTCGTTAAAGGTGCTCGTGCTGAAGCTGAGGGAGAACTCGACAATACTCCAATCCCAGCAGCACACACACCATCATTCAAAGGTAGCCACATCACTGGTTACGATAATATGATGGAAGCGATCTTGAAAACGCTTACACCTGAAGAAGATGTAGCTAAAGATGAAGAGCGTATCAACATCATTCCTGGTTTTGAGACATACTTAGGTAGTCTTAAAGAAGTGAAAAAAATGGCAGCGATGTTTAGCGACAAAATCGTTATGCTTGGTGACCACGAAGAGCAATGGAACACAGGTGCTGGAGAGTACAAACTCTACGCTGGTGGTACTCCAATCGAAGTGGCAAAAGGCTCAAAAGGCGCTAAAGCGACCATTTCACTTCAAAAGTACAGCACACCAACTACAGGTAAGTACATCAAGAATGAGTGGAAACAAGAGTACGTTACATGTAATCCAATTGGTCTTGGTGGAACAGACGCGTTTGTGATGAAACTGAGCGAACTTACAGGCAAAGCAGTACCAGCAGAGCTCAAAAAATTAAGAGCGCAACTGGTCGATGCGATGCAAGATAGCTACCCGTATATGCACGGTAAAAAGTTTGCTATCTGGGGCGATCCTGACTTCTTACTCGGTGTGGTTTCATTCCTTGTTGAGATGGGCGCAGTACCGGTTCATGTTGTGTGCCACAATGCACCACGTAAAAACTGGGAAAAAGAGATGCAAGCCATCCTTGATAAATGCACCTTTAAAGAGGATTGCCATATTTGGGCGGGAAAAGACCTTTGGGCGCTCAGAAGCCTTCTTTTCACAGAGCCAGTTGATTTTATGATTGGTAACGTGTATGGAAAAGAGCTTTATAGAGATACGAAGATTCCTTTGATCAGAATTGGCTTCCCAATTTTTGATAGACACCATCTTCACAGATACTCTATCAGCGGATACGAAGGTGCGCTCAATCTTTTAACGTGGATTACCAATGCTGTGCTTGACGCGTTGGATGAAGAGACAAAAGATATTGCAAAAACCGATTACTTCTTCGATTGTGTAAGGTAA
- a CDS encoding transporter substrate-binding domain-containing protein, whose translation MKKHLFLVAYFCTYLFGDAIALTPEQEAYIREKKTITMCADPDWAPFEVINDKKEHEGIAADIIRLVAKNTGLTIQLIPTKTWEETIEKSKNKVCDILSLVNQSPKRDQWLVFTDPILEDPNVLVARSKHTFVEDVAQLKHESIALLKDTAVFERFQKDFPNLKIVPVISEEEAFWMVENQKADLTLRSLMVTAYTIKKENIFNLKIVGQPKDYVNVLRIGVRKDEPLLRDILNLGIRAISPQEKEQIINKHVYIKVETNERHYRWILYGLLGLILITFFILIWNYQLRKRVAQEVEKNLEHSKMLFQQSKQAALGSLIANISHQWRESLTKISYANLTLRAHIIQHKKIPDELLDKNTQEIEQTLDFMSETMQNFLEYYKPSTSIQAFEAYDSIKAVLSILDTRIKNLNFEVVFDVKAHTILKGIRNEWMQVWMNIISNALNVAQKRCIEHPKIVITLSDTSIHFHDNCQGIDLQIIENMRKNIYSGIGLKMCHDIVEKYGRKLLIQNSDEGMQVTIEL comes from the coding sequence ATGAAAAAACATCTCTTTTTAGTTGCCTATTTTTGTACATACCTCTTTGGAGATGCCATTGCATTGACACCAGAACAAGAGGCATATATACGTGAGAAAAAAACAATTACGATGTGTGCTGACCCCGATTGGGCGCCTTTTGAAGTTATTAACGATAAAAAAGAGCATGAGGGTATAGCTGCCGATATTATTCGACTTGTGGCTAAGAATACAGGACTTACGATACAACTTATTCCCACAAAAACATGGGAAGAGACCATTGAAAAATCAAAAAATAAAGTATGCGATATTTTAAGTCTGGTCAACCAAAGTCCAAAACGCGATCAATGGCTTGTCTTTACTGACCCCATTTTAGAAGATCCCAATGTTCTTGTTGCACGAAGTAAACACACTTTTGTAGAAGATGTTGCGCAACTTAAGCATGAGAGTATTGCACTCTTAAAAGATACCGCTGTTTTTGAGCGTTTTCAAAAAGATTTTCCCAACCTAAAGATTGTTCCCGTTATTAGCGAAGAAGAAGCGTTTTGGATGGTTGAAAATCAAAAAGCCGATTTAACACTACGTTCTTTAATGGTAACGGCGTATACGATCAAAAAAGAGAATATTTTTAACTTAAAAATTGTGGGACAGCCTAAAGATTACGTCAACGTTTTGCGTATAGGAGTGAGGAAAGATGAACCTCTTTTGCGTGATATTTTAAACCTTGGAATTCGAGCTATTTCACCACAAGAAAAAGAGCAGATTATTAATAAGCACGTTTATATAAAAGTCGAAACTAACGAGCGTCACTATCGCTGGATTTTATATGGATTACTTGGCTTAATTCTGATTACTTTTTTTATTCTGATTTGGAATTATCAGCTAAGAAAACGTGTTGCACAAGAAGTTGAGAAAAACCTAGAACACTCGAAAATGCTTTTTCAACAATCAAAACAAGCGGCCCTAGGCTCACTCATTGCAAACATATCACATCAGTGGAGAGAGAGTCTGACGAAAATTAGTTATGCCAATTTAACACTACGTGCGCATATTATTCAACATAAAAAAATACCCGATGAACTTCTGGATAAAAATACTCAAGAGATTGAGCAAACTTTAGATTTTATGTCAGAAACCATGCAAAACTTTTTGGAATACTATAAGCCCTCAACAAGCATACAAGCCTTTGAAGCATACGATTCGATTAAGGCGGTTTTGAGCATTTTAGATACCCGTATAAAAAATCTTAATTTTGAGGTTGTATTTGATGTCAAAGCTCACACGATATTAAAGGGGATTCGAAATGAATGGATGCAAGTGTGGATGAATATTATTTCAAATGCGCTCAATGTTGCTCAAAAGCGTTGTATTGAACATCCTAAAATCGTTATAACATTAAGCGATACTTCCATACATTTTCATGATAACTGTCAGGGAATCGATCTTCAAATTATTGAGAATATGCGTAAAAATATCTATAGTGGTATTGGGCTTAAAATGTGCCATGATATTGTTGAAAAATATGGTAGAAAACTCTTAATTCAAAATAGTGATGAAGGTATGCAAGTCACCATAGAGCTGTGA
- a CDS encoding GLUG motif-containing protein, giving the protein MAGYAGGGSYEMYDGEAQYSNFPTISNVTVNNFTYSHTKEFTVDTQNINTEVSNIGAVAGYIDGATLSNLLATGSITANLIANNYNEFENSYSTVGIHDIGGLFGNIYNSSLNTASSNVAITATLTNQTAHDSIETYDIGGLSGGAGNSIFQNTTASGNISITHANDDNGVSYAGSIGGAFGSIYNSYVKTSSTTNAITVSGAITEGIESVGGFAGDSGYSVYDTVSTSGVMNIIVTGNNVYSAGGLLGTSYNDIVKNVTSTRNITLSADYVEYIGGLIGGTEYSNIDMATYTGTLDLSSVNNGESVGGLVGYSYGEIDDHTQVYFSKVVSAATTPDNQAQIDAVKTALLTAFNARADVVALKAMGYTVEDNSWGNDNEPYYVKFNLKSPSMEWGVIQNATAIVDIKAPNVENVGGLVGYMDSYDGGQIINSSVASLGGTGKVLGGTNVGGLVGYNSYGNITDSHAAIEVVGNTDYDGSYVGGLVGYNEGGSRGQDVYPYIQDSYSYAELSFANQSDAEAKLAQIQDIFITNALATNPGYEMNYNGLYVAFDGTNYVVGGSLGLYKSTSTGTITNSYATGRVTGSSNVGGLVGYNYGEDGGAAITNSYASGVVVGTDNVGGLVGYNEYAMLDTVYATGTVNGNNKVGGLVGYATGSEIIDSHHTLGKVTGTENDSAEGGRIGGLVGLLEESSLSNSYATSEVVGETVVGGLVGIAMGSQIVDSYVTGKVTASGGTGNDLSTYGFDANEYISMAGGFVGIASQSSIENSYATGEVVGKGILGGFAGGLQVTEVSGSHATGKVTGTNGLGGFVGFSIISNISQSYSTGVVDATAVTGVDSVTAGNMVGGFIGRSLADTISESYTASNVTGATNVGGFVGKVSDAATIRNTYARGGVTASGNNVGSFAGSLDGSTVENSYASGKINQTGLNQLSVKGFVGNHDGDIINSFYDKTVNAGLTDDGSNVGKTTTELKTQSTYTTALGDGAWNMGGENGHYPILGFQVDGAESIWVMAEGPMPVDPTPVPTPSTPIVETPKIIDAIASGIAVQPPVVPNFTPPPLPSIPQQFSFGGQAVQLMSTPLGEIPTQIISLGEIRQMQQENASGAEGVKSPDIRIPLGQNSLIQLVNGGLRLPEGIEQEFFMAQR; this is encoded by the coding sequence GTGGCAGGGTATGCTGGTGGCGGAAGCTATGAGATGTACGATGGAGAAGCACAATACAGTAATTTTCCGACCATCTCCAATGTCACGGTCAATAACTTTACCTATTCACATACAAAAGAGTTCACTGTAGATACACAAAATATCAACACGGAAGTTAGTAACATCGGTGCGGTTGCTGGATATATTGATGGTGCGACGCTAAGTAACCTCTTGGCAACAGGAAGCATAACAGCAAATCTTATAGCTAACAATTACAATGAATTCGAAAATTCTTATAGTACTGTAGGAATCCATGATATTGGTGGCTTATTTGGAAATATTTATAATTCCTCGCTCAATACAGCAAGTTCAAATGTTGCAATTACAGCGACGTTAACCAATCAAACTGCCCATGATAGCATTGAAACTTATGACATAGGCGGATTATCGGGAGGCGCTGGGAATAGTATATTTCAAAATACTACTGCAAGCGGAAATATTAGCATAACACACGCAAATGATGATAATGGTGTTAGTTATGCAGGATCTATCGGCGGTGCATTTGGGTCTATCTATAATTCATATGTCAAAACTTCAAGCACAACAAATGCTATTACTGTATCCGGTGCTATTACTGAAGGTATTGAATCTGTTGGCGGTTTTGCCGGAGATAGCGGGTATTCTGTTTATGATACAGTATCGACAAGTGGTGTTATGAATATTATTGTAACGGGAAATAATGTTTATAGTGCAGGTGGGTTGCTTGGGACCTCTTACAACGATATTGTAAAAAACGTTACAAGTACACGAAATATTACTCTTTCAGCTGACTATGTAGAATATATTGGTGGACTCATTGGTGGGACTGAATATTCGAATATAGATATGGCTACCTATACCGGAACACTTGATTTGAGTAGTGTGAATAATGGTGAGTCTGTAGGAGGTCTTGTCGGTTATAGTTATGGCGAAATAGATGATCACACGCAAGTTTACTTTAGCAAGGTTGTTTCTGCGGCAACAACACCGGATAATCAAGCCCAAATTGATGCAGTTAAAACAGCACTTTTAACCGCATTCAATGCCAGAGCCGATGTCGTAGCGCTTAAAGCTATGGGTTATACTGTTGAGGATAACTCTTGGGGGAATGATAATGAGCCATATTATGTAAAATTCAACCTCAAATCTCCAAGTATGGAGTGGGGTGTTATTCAAAACGCTACCGCGATAGTGGATATTAAAGCGCCAAATGTTGAAAACGTCGGCGGACTTGTCGGGTATATGGACTCGTATGATGGCGGGCAGATCATCAATTCATCTGTAGCGTCACTCGGAGGCACAGGTAAGGTACTTGGCGGTACCAATGTAGGTGGCCTTGTCGGGTACAACTCTTATGGAAATATTACTGATTCTCACGCGGCTATCGAAGTAGTCGGGAATACCGATTATGATGGTTCTTATGTCGGCGGTTTGGTCGGTTATAATGAAGGGGGAAGCAGAGGACAAGATGTTTATCCATATATACAGGATTCTTACTCTTATGCTGAGCTATCTTTTGCAAATCAATCAGATGCTGAGGCAAAACTAGCACAAATTCAAGACATATTCATTACAAATGCCCTGGCCACAAACCCTGGTTATGAGATGAATTATAATGGACTTTATGTTGCATTTGATGGAACAAATTATGTTGTAGGTGGATCGTTGGGTCTATACAAATCAACATCAACTGGCACGATCACCAACAGTTACGCTACCGGAAGAGTAACAGGCAGTAGCAATGTCGGTGGTCTTGTGGGCTATAACTATGGTGAAGATGGCGGAGCAGCGATTACCAATTCGTATGCCTCAGGAGTGGTAGTTGGTACCGATAATGTCGGCGGTTTAGTCGGATACAATGAGTATGCGATGCTAGATACCGTATATGCTACTGGTACGGTCAATGGAAACAATAAGGTTGGTGGCTTGGTCGGATATGCTACTGGATCAGAGATCATCGACAGTCATCATACGCTAGGCAAAGTGACAGGAACAGAGAATGATTCTGCAGAAGGAGGACGTATTGGTGGTCTTGTGGGCTTATTGGAAGAGTCGTCACTGAGCAACTCTTATGCAACTAGTGAAGTTGTAGGTGAAACAGTTGTGGGTGGTCTTGTGGGCATAGCTATGGGCTCTCAGATTGTCGATTCGTATGTGACAGGTAAAGTAACCGCAAGCGGTGGTACAGGAAATGATCTTTCTACGTATGGTTTTGATGCCAATGAATACATCTCTATGGCCGGTGGTTTTGTAGGTATTGCTAGTCAGTCATCTATTGAAAACTCGTATGCGACAGGTGAAGTGGTCGGTAAAGGGATATTGGGTGGATTTGCAGGTGGACTCCAGGTAACTGAAGTATCTGGTTCTCATGCGACAGGCAAAGTGACTGGAACTAACGGTCTTGGCGGATTTGTAGGGTTCTCGATAATTTCTAATATCAGCCAAAGCTACTCAACTGGTGTCGTAGACGCGACAGCCGTCACAGGCGTAGATAGCGTTACGGCTGGAAATATGGTCGGTGGATTTATTGGTCGCTCATTGGCTGACACTATTAGTGAAAGCTACACCGCAAGCAATGTCACGGGTGCTACAAATGTCGGTGGATTTGTCGGTAAGGTCAGTGATGCTGCGACTATCAGGAACACTTATGCAAGAGGCGGTGTAACGGCAAGCGGCAATAATGTTGGAAGCTTCGCAGGCTCACTCGATGGATCAACCGTGGAAAACAGTTATGCAAGCGGTAAAATCAACCAAACTGGCTTAAATCAACTGAGTGTAAAAGGATTTGTGGGTAATCATGATGGTGATATCATAAATAGCTTCTATGACAAAACAGTCAATGCAGGTCTTACTGATGATGGTAGCAACGTAGGTAAAACCACCACCGAACTCAAAACACAATCAACGTATACAACTGCTTTGGGAGATGGTGCATGGAACATGGGTGGTGAAAATGGACACTACCCTATATTGGGATTTCAAGTAGATGGTGCAGAAAGTATTTGGGTAATGGCCGAAGGTCCAATGCCAGTAGACCCAACACCAGTTCCAACACCATCGACTCCAATAGTAGAGACGCCAAAAATTATTGATGCAATAGCAAGTGGTATTGCCGTACAACCTCCTGTTGTTCCAAACTTTACACCACCTCCATTACCGTCTATACCACAGCAATTTAGCTTTGGAGGGCAAGCGGTACAGTTGATGTCTACACCATTAGGTGAAATCCCAACACAGATAATTTCTTTGGGTGAAATTCGACAGATGCAACAAGAAAATGCGAGTGGAGCAGAAGGTGTCAAAAGTCCTGATATCCGTATACCATTAGGTCAGAATTCATTGATTCAACTTGTGAATGGGGGATTAAGGCTTCCTGAGGGTATTGAACAAGAATTTTTTATGGCACAAAGATAA
- a CDS encoding ShlB/FhaC/HecB family hemolysin secretion/activation protein, whose protein sequence is MKHKLITQIITLSAVAASTLFAAPPTIGDIEKQIQPPKEVQESPKNAIPAIPTEPLKEVMQEEGGKTLFIKGFKFSGNAHISENELLSRIQSYTGKEYSFSEIQKIASLITKAYREEGYFVARAYLPKQNLKDGILEIAVIEGNYGAFHIKNSSLVSDEKVQGMLDDVKGDNVVSTDTLERAMLIINDTPGVKVTAADVKPGQEIGASDFDIVTEATNPYSAYVVADNYGSKYTGRYRTSLGLSANSPLGYGDKLGINGILSTTTDLKNGKIYYNFPLMSNGLRGELSASRTTYSLAEDYAALDALGNSTTLEASLTYPVIKTRLETLDITLAYAHKAMKDEVRSTDTVTKKDSDALNVTLAYMRNCTLFGLDSTTRANITLTQGNLGFNDASDLAVDQSGAKTNGDYTKVSGSLEKAIQFNPQYALTTSLRFQKALNNKNLDGSEDFSLGGAYGVRAFPDGEHSAENGYILGAEFFYTLPSYEGITHKASIFADTGYAKMENATGATEGRQLSDVGLGYQANFKQFFTKAQVARVVGGEKVESETNHSTKLLLQVGWLY, encoded by the coding sequence ATGAAACATAAACTTATAACTCAAATTATTACATTATCGGCAGTAGCTGCAAGCACTCTTTTTGCAGCACCTCCTACCATTGGGGATATTGAAAAACAAATACAGCCTCCAAAAGAAGTCCAAGAAAGCCCTAAAAATGCGATACCAGCTATTCCTACGGAACCGCTAAAAGAAGTGATGCAAGAAGAGGGTGGAAAAACACTTTTTATAAAAGGCTTTAAATTTAGCGGTAATGCGCACATAAGTGAAAATGAGTTACTTTCACGCATCCAAAGTTATACAGGAAAAGAGTACAGTTTCAGTGAAATACAAAAAATTGCTTCATTGATTACAAAAGCATATCGTGAAGAAGGGTATTTTGTTGCGCGTGCATACCTTCCAAAACAGAATCTTAAAGACGGTATTTTAGAAATTGCAGTCATCGAAGGAAATTATGGAGCGTTTCATATCAAAAATAGTTCTTTAGTTTCTGATGAAAAAGTTCAAGGAATGCTAGATGATGTAAAAGGTGATAATGTCGTCAGCACCGATACTTTAGAACGTGCTATGCTTATTATCAATGACACACCAGGAGTAAAAGTAACAGCTGCTGATGTTAAACCAGGGCAAGAAATAGGTGCGTCTGACTTTGATATCGTTACAGAAGCTACCAATCCATACAGTGCATATGTTGTTGCCGATAACTATGGCTCTAAATACACTGGACGTTATAGAACGAGCCTTGGATTGTCTGCAAATTCACCGTTAGGGTATGGTGATAAATTGGGCATCAATGGCATCCTCTCAACAACCACAGATCTGAAAAATGGAAAGATCTACTATAACTTTCCACTGATGTCCAATGGCCTTCGAGGTGAACTTTCAGCTTCTCGTACAACATACTCTTTGGCTGAGGATTATGCTGCATTAGATGCACTTGGAAACTCTACGACATTGGAAGCTTCTTTGACATATCCTGTCATTAAAACAAGGCTTGAAACATTAGATATAACATTGGCATACGCACATAAGGCTATGAAAGATGAGGTTCGTAGTACAGATACTGTCACAAAAAAAGACTCGGATGCTCTCAATGTTACATTGGCATATATGCGTAACTGCACACTTTTTGGATTGGATAGCACTACACGTGCTAATATCACACTCACACAAGGTAATCTTGGTTTTAATGATGCTAGTGACCTTGCTGTAGATCAATCTGGCGCAAAAACAAATGGTGATTATACAAAAGTCAGTGGTAGTTTAGAAAAAGCTATTCAGTTCAATCCTCAATATGCTTTAACAACAAGTTTACGTTTCCAAAAAGCTCTTAACAATAAAAACCTAGATGGCTCTGAAGACTTTTCTCTAGGAGGCGCTTATGGTGTGAGGGCATTCCCCGATGGTGAACATTCTGCTGAAAATGGCTATATTCTTGGTGCAGAATTCTTTTATACACTTCCAAGTTATGAGGGTATAACCCATAAAGCAAGTATCTTTGCCGATACAGGGTATGCAAAAATGGAAAATGCAACAGGAGCCACAGAAGGTAGGCAGCTAAGCGATGTAGGATTAGGCTATCAGGCGAATTTCAAACAATTCTTTACAAAAGCTCAAGTTGCACGAGTTGTTGGTGGAGAAAAGGTTGAAAGTGAAACCAACCACTCTACCAAGTTGCTCTTACAAGTGGGATGGTTGTACTAA
- a CDS encoding HAMP domain-containing sensor histidine kinase: MKKYEKEAFLKTFTIFFLSLALLVSIVASFYYNEQKHFLEEQIFSQMKDYTYDFKSNRFEIDVITYSDTIDQLNLVPCNKGMCGYFSIPTAKNSMFQVILPSQEYDLLKKGIIYKVLALYALIICAIALFALFYSFYALYPLKKALDVLEIFLKDVIHDLNTPVTSILLNVKTLLKKQTNDELERIELAAQTIASLYRNLESLQKGFIPKKNRIDLAQLLQSRTKPYQKLYPKLHFAFETEPYIIHNDEDAIARIFDNLLSNACKYNQKNGNVIIGNIKNIVTISDTGIGINDQKRVFERYYKEHATGLGLGLHIVKTLCDMLEITIELHSTKLKGTTIHLIFPQKKNV, from the coding sequence TTGAAAAAGTATGAAAAAGAGGCTTTTCTTAAAACCTTCACTATCTTTTTTCTATCACTTGCACTCTTAGTGAGTATCGTAGCTTCCTTTTACTATAACGAGCAAAAACATTTTTTAGAAGAGCAAATCTTTTCACAAATGAAAGACTACACTTATGATTTTAAATCCAATCGTTTTGAAATTGATGTCATTACCTACAGCGATACCATCGACCAACTCAACCTTGTACCATGTAACAAAGGCATGTGTGGTTACTTTTCAATTCCTACTGCCAAAAACTCAATGTTTCAAGTTATTTTACCTTCACAAGAGTACGATCTCCTAAAAAAGGGAATTATCTACAAAGTTCTTGCTTTATATGCTCTCATCATCTGTGCAATTGCTTTATTTGCACTTTTTTATTCATTTTATGCACTCTATCCTTTGAAAAAAGCTCTGGATGTATTAGAAATATTTTTAAAAGATGTTATTCACGACCTTAATACACCAGTAACATCTATTTTACTCAATGTTAAAACACTTTTAAAAAAACAGACCAACGACGAACTTGAACGTATTGAACTTGCGGCGCAGACTATTGCATCACTCTATCGTAATTTAGAGAGTTTACAAAAAGGGTTTATTCCTAAAAAAAATCGCATTGATTTAGCACAGCTCTTACAATCAAGAACAAAGCCCTATCAAAAACTTTACCCCAAATTGCATTTTGCATTTGAAACGGAACCTTACATCATACATAATGACGAAGATGCAATTGCTCGTATTTTTGATAACTTACTTTCTAATGCCTGCAAATATAATCAAAAAAATGGTAACGTCATTATTGGCAATATTAAAAATATCGTAACTATCAGCGATACAGGTATAGGGATCAATGATCAAAAACGCGTTTTTGAACGCTACTATAAAGAGCACGCCACGGGACTGGGGCTAGGACTGCATATTGTCAAGACTTTATGTGATATGCTTGAAATTACTATTGAACTGCACAGTACCAAATTAAAAGGGACAACCATTCATTTGATATTTCCACAAAAGAAGAATGTATGA